Proteins encoded within one genomic window of Oryza brachyantha chromosome 7, ObraRS2, whole genome shotgun sequence:
- the LOC102707507 gene encoding NADH dehydrogenase [ubiquinone] 1 alpha subcomplex subunit 6, whose protein sequence is MAFTMRAVKVPPNSASLEEARHRVFDFFRQACRAIPSIMEIYNLDDVVTPSQLRSSIAKEIRKNQGVTNPKVIDMLLFKGMEELGNITEHAKQRHHVIGQYVVGQKGLVQDMDKDQGSSDFLKKFYTSNYF, encoded by the exons atggcgtTCACGATGCGCGCGGTGAAGGTGCCGCCGAACTCGGCGTCGCTGGAGGAGGCGAGGCACCGCGTGTTCGACTTCTTCAGGCAGGCGTGCCGCGCCATCCCCTCCATCATGGAGATCTACAACCTCGACGACGTCGTCACCCCGTCCCAGCTCCGCTCCTCCATCGCCAAGGAGATCCGCAAGAACCAGGGCGTCACCAACCCCAAG GTCATTGATATGCTTCTGTTTAAAGGGATGGAGGAACTGGGCAACATCACCGAGCACGCAAAGCAGCGCCATCACGTCATTGGGCAATATGTGGTCGGCCAAAAAGGGTTGGTGCAGGACATGGACAAAGACCAAGGGTCATCGGACTTCCTGAAGAAATTCTACACTAGCAATTACTTCTAA